Proteins from one Streptosporangium becharense genomic window:
- a CDS encoding ATP-binding cassette domain-containing protein — protein MSTPILTVSELNVSFIQYASRLRTRTVTGVADLDLEVREGEVLAVIGASGSGKTLLAQAILGILPRNADVTGEIRFRGERLTAARRRRTLGREISYIPQSVMNLDPLMPVGKQVRIGLDPKTARQEQRRLFARYDLASEVAGLYPFELSGGMLRRVLFATSVRDTVRLLIADEPTPGLHAEAVEEVLRHLRELAAAGVAVLLITHDILSAVSVAERVAVMNGGRLVTVESASAFTGEGDRLSHPFARDLWRALPQNRFSVGGVDWHW, from the coding sequence ATGAGCACACCGATCCTGACGGTCTCCGAGCTCAACGTCAGTTTCATCCAGTACGCGAGCAGGTTGCGCACGCGAACGGTCACCGGGGTCGCCGACCTGGATCTCGAGGTCCGTGAGGGGGAGGTCCTGGCGGTCATCGGCGCGAGCGGATCCGGAAAGACCCTGCTCGCGCAGGCGATCCTCGGCATCCTGCCGCGCAACGCCGACGTCACGGGGGAGATCCGATTCCGCGGTGAGCGGCTGACCGCCGCCAGGCGGCGGCGGACGCTCGGCCGGGAGATCTCGTACATCCCGCAGTCGGTGATGAACCTCGATCCGCTGATGCCCGTCGGCAAGCAGGTGCGGATCGGCCTCGATCCGAAGACGGCGCGTCAGGAGCAACGCCGGCTGTTCGCCCGCTACGACCTGGCGAGCGAGGTGGCGGGGCTCTACCCGTTCGAGCTCTCCGGGGGGATGCTCAGGCGGGTGCTCTTCGCCACGAGCGTCCGGGACACCGTCCGGCTGCTCATCGCCGACGAGCCCACCCCGGGCCTGCACGCCGAGGCCGTCGAGGAGGTGCTCCGGCATCTGCGCGAACTCGCCGCGGCCGGGGTCGCCGTACTGCTCATCACCCACGACATCCTCTCGGCGGTGTCCGTGGCCGAGCGGGTGGCGGTGATGAACGGCGGGCGCCTCGTCACCGTCGAGTCCGCCTCCGCCTTCACCGGGGAAGGCGACAGGCTCAGCCATCCCTTCGCGCGCGACCTGTGGCGCGCGCTGCCGCAGAACCGGTTCTCCGTCGGAGGTGTGGATTGGCACTGGTAG
- a CDS encoding ABC transporter permease — protein MSTPADHRPRLRGRRDVVVSLSVVVLLTTCVIAGHLFLSDASLRPNSAMRLSPPGFEHPFGTDHLGRDLFTRVVKGLALSLGIGVLTAAISTVISAVLGMCAALLGRWVDGFVSWLIDLSIGVPHLIFMVLLAFTVGGGIPGIVLGIAFTHWMSLALLVRADVKQIRGAEFILVSRGLGRSPLFIAWRHVLPLVLPQLLVGFVLMFPHVILHEAALTFLGFGFSPQTPAIGILLSEGMPHISSGMWWLAVFPGLTLLLVVLSFARLGDRVRTLLDPATSNG, from the coding sequence ATGAGCACGCCGGCCGATCACCGCCCGCGACTGCGTGGACGCCGGGACGTCGTCGTCTCGCTCTCCGTCGTGGTGCTCCTGACCACCTGCGTCATCGCAGGCCACCTCTTCTTGAGCGACGCCTCGTTGCGGCCGAACTCCGCGATGCGGTTGTCACCGCCGGGTTTCGAGCACCCGTTCGGGACCGATCATCTCGGTCGCGACCTCTTCACGAGAGTGGTGAAAGGGCTCGCGCTCTCCCTGGGGATCGGCGTGCTCACCGCGGCGATCAGCACGGTGATCTCAGCGGTGCTCGGCATGTGCGCCGCACTCCTCGGCAGGTGGGTCGACGGCTTCGTCTCATGGCTCATCGATCTCTCCATCGGCGTCCCGCACCTGATCTTCATGGTGCTGCTCGCCTTCACCGTCGGAGGCGGGATCCCGGGCATCGTCCTGGGCATAGCGTTCACCCACTGGATGTCGCTCGCGCTGCTGGTCAGAGCCGATGTGAAGCAGATCCGCGGCGCGGAGTTCATCCTCGTCTCACGCGGACTCGGCAGGTCGCCGCTCTTCATCGCGTGGCGGCACGTCCTGCCGCTCGTGCTGCCTCAGCTCCTGGTGGGATTCGTCCTCATGTTCCCGCACGTGATCCTGCATGAGGCCGCGCTCACTTTTCTCGGGTTCGGGTTCTCGCCGCAGACGCCTGCGATCGGCATCCTCCTGTCTGAGGGGATGCCGCACATCTCAAGCGGGATGTGGTGGCTCGCGGTGTTCCCCGGTCTCACGCTTCTGCTGGTCGTGCTCAGCTTCGCGCGACTCGGCGACCGGGTGCGCACCTTGCTCGACCCGGCGACATCGAACGGATGA
- a CDS encoding ABC transporter permease, which translates to MPRLILLRVLRLGTLLIGVSVLAFTLVYNSPIDPIQAYIGADVNITDEQLAKLREHWGLDRSPVEQYLAWAGSMLQGDFGTSTLYKAPVIDVMGARFGASLALMGVAWTMSGVLGYLLGATAAMHRGRLADRVISWYSYTLSATPTFWLGIVFLIVFSVWLGWFPVGLAGPLGVPAADVTFAQRIHHFVLPAITLSAVGVANIAMHTREKMTDVLNSDYVAFARARGESDSQIFRNHGFRNSVVPAVTLQFAYFAELFGGSVLAETVFSYPGLGSTLTEAALGGDVPLLLGIVLVSAVFVFTGNLIAEVVNAAIDPRVRRRA; encoded by the coding sequence ATGCCGAGATTGATCCTGCTGCGCGTTCTGCGCCTGGGGACCCTGCTGATCGGGGTCTCGGTGCTCGCCTTCACCCTGGTCTACAACTCGCCGATCGACCCGATCCAGGCGTACATCGGCGCCGACGTGAACATCACCGACGAGCAGCTGGCGAAGCTTCGCGAGCACTGGGGCCTGGATCGCTCGCCGGTCGAGCAGTACCTCGCCTGGGCCGGCTCGATGCTCCAGGGCGACTTCGGCACCTCGACGCTCTACAAGGCTCCCGTGATCGACGTCATGGGTGCCCGCTTCGGGGCGTCGCTCGCGTTGATGGGGGTCGCCTGGACGATGTCGGGGGTGCTCGGATACCTGCTCGGGGCGACCGCGGCGATGCACCGTGGACGGCTCGCGGACCGGGTCATCTCGTGGTACAGCTACACCCTCTCCGCGACGCCCACCTTCTGGCTCGGCATCGTCTTCCTCATCGTCTTCTCCGTGTGGCTCGGCTGGTTCCCCGTGGGGCTCGCGGGGCCGCTGGGCGTCCCGGCGGCGGACGTCACGTTCGCCCAGCGGATCCACCATTTCGTGCTGCCCGCGATCACCCTCTCCGCGGTCGGTGTCGCGAACATCGCCATGCACACCCGCGAGAAGATGACGGATGTCCTGAACAGTGACTATGTGGCGTTCGCCCGCGCCAGGGGCGAGAGCGACTCGCAGATCTTCCGCAATCACGGGTTCCGGAACTCCGTGGTCCCCGCGGTGACCCTTCAGTTCGCATACTTCGCGGAGCTCTTCGGAGGCTCGGTGCTCGCCGAGACGGTGTTCTCCTATCCAGGTCTCGGCTCCACCCTGACCGAGGCCGCACTCGGCGGCGACGTCCCGCTGCTGCTGGGCATCGTGCTGGTCAGTGCGGTGTTCGTCTTCACAGGGAACCTGATCGCGGAGGTCGTCAACGCCGCGATCGACCCGCGGGTCCGGAGGAGAGCATGA
- a CDS encoding ABC transporter substrate-binding protein — translation MPQDEEPPPSKAKRAWIATALVLIVVVGATVGVATRWGRGGESAPSLSERQSRGTDLVIAVGDVTGGEFDPLKGWGSRPAQIRLIHSSLLTVDEDVNFVGDLASKYSVSDDAMTWSFTLRDNARWSNGEPVTAQDVVFTYETLKKDGTRFDLTFVDRIDATDESRVEFHLKEPRSTFVSQLSEIPILPAKHYDADYSKDPIGSGPYTVVDYQQGQQLILKTNPHWYGQRPEFDKLTFLFLGEDAALAAARAGSVDIAYVPPTFADQRIAGMTLQSFETVDSRGLSLPTLPAGNKGKIQGNDVAVGNDVTANPAIHQALNIGLDREEITKIVLQGHGRPAYTLVDGLPWFNEKAVFEDGRVEDAKRILAEAGWRDSDGDGIVEKDGRKAAFTLMYPSDDKLRSDLALVVADQARGLGIEITTRGSTWDGIYIDGKANAVTWGGGRHHAHQLYSMYSSKTIDTGYNNMPQYSNPTVDGHLDRALSATTQDKANEHWKQAQWDGKAGFAGEDGDAPIIWLVRIDHLYLVRDGLHLGDQPIQGHGHEWALFNTLVQWRWEK, via the coding sequence GTGCCCCAGGATGAGGAACCGCCGCCCAGCAAGGCCAAGCGCGCATGGATCGCCACAGCGTTGGTGCTCATCGTGGTCGTGGGGGCGACTGTCGGTGTCGCGACGCGGTGGGGACGGGGAGGTGAGAGCGCGCCATCCCTGAGTGAACGGCAGAGCCGCGGCACCGATCTCGTCATCGCCGTCGGGGACGTCACCGGTGGCGAGTTCGACCCGTTGAAGGGCTGGGGTTCCAGGCCGGCGCAGATCCGGCTGATCCACAGCTCGCTGCTCACCGTCGATGAGGACGTCAACTTCGTCGGCGACCTGGCCTCCAAGTACTCCGTGAGCGACGACGCGATGACCTGGAGCTTCACGCTTCGGGACAACGCCCGCTGGTCGAACGGTGAGCCGGTCACCGCCCAGGACGTCGTCTTCACCTACGAGACGCTGAAGAAGGACGGCACGCGGTTCGACCTGACGTTCGTCGACCGGATCGACGCCACCGACGAGTCCCGTGTCGAGTTCCACCTGAAAGAGCCACGATCGACCTTCGTCAGCCAGCTCTCGGAGATCCCGATCCTGCCCGCCAAGCATTACGACGCGGACTACTCGAAGGACCCGATCGGGTCCGGCCCGTACACCGTCGTCGACTACCAGCAGGGGCAGCAGCTCATCCTCAAGACGAACCCTCACTGGTACGGGCAGCGGCCGGAGTTCGACAAGCTCACCTTCCTCTTCCTCGGTGAGGACGCGGCGCTCGCCGCCGCGAGGGCCGGGTCCGTCGACATCGCGTACGTCCCGCCGACCTTCGCGGACCAGCGAATCGCCGGAATGACGCTGCAGAGCTTCGAAACCGTCGACTCCCGCGGCCTGTCCCTGCCGACGCTGCCGGCCGGCAACAAGGGCAAGATCCAGGGCAATGACGTCGCGGTCGGCAACGACGTGACCGCGAACCCGGCGATCCACCAGGCGCTGAACATCGGCCTCGATCGTGAGGAGATCACCAAGATCGTGTTGCAGGGCCACGGCCGCCCGGCCTACACCCTTGTCGACGGTCTCCCATGGTTCAACGAGAAGGCGGTGTTCGAGGACGGTCGGGTCGAGGACGCCAAGCGCATCCTCGCCGAGGCCGGCTGGCGCGACTCCGACGGCGACGGAATCGTGGAGAAGGACGGACGCAAGGCCGCCTTCACCCTGATGTACCCGTCGGATGACAAGCTCCGCAGCGACCTCGCGCTGGTGGTGGCGGACCAGGCGCGCGGGCTCGGCATCGAGATCACGACCAGGGGCAGCACCTGGGACGGCATCTATATCGACGGCAAGGCGAACGCCGTGACCTGGGGTGGCGGACGCCATCATGCGCACCAGCTGTATTCGATGTACTCGTCGAAGACCATCGACACCGGCTACAACAACATGCCGCAGTACTCCAACCCGACGGTCGACGGTCACCTCGACCGCGCGCTGTCCGCGACCACCCAGGATAAGGCGAACGAGCACTGGAAGCAGGCACAGTGGGACGGCAAGGCCGGCTTCGCCGGGGAGGACGGCGACGCGCCGATCATCTGGCTCGTCCGGATCGACCACCTCTACCTCGTACGCGACGGGCTGCACCTCGGCGACCAGCCGATCCAGGGCCACGGACACGAGTGGGCGCTGTTCAACACCCTGGTCCAGTGGCGCTGGGAGAAGTGA
- a CDS encoding VOC family protein — MRIDRLDHLVLTVADLEATVDFYTRVLGMTPITFGGDRRALVFGQSKINLHQAGQEFEPKAARAIPGSADLCLITTDPLDQVITELTAHGVPIEEGPVRRTGALGPIDSVYLRDPDRNLIEISVYPAG, encoded by the coding sequence ATGCGGATTGACCGGCTCGATCACCTGGTGCTGACCGTCGCCGACCTGGAGGCCACGGTTGACTTCTACACCCGGGTGCTGGGAATGACCCCGATCACCTTCGGCGGTGACCGCCGGGCACTGGTCTTCGGCCAGTCGAAAATCAACTTGCATCAGGCGGGTCAGGAGTTCGAGCCCAAAGCCGCCCGCGCGATCCCGGGCAGCGCCGATCTGTGCCTGATCACGACGGACCCGCTGGATCAGGTGATCACTGAGCTGACCGCGCACGGTGTGCCGATCGAGGAAGGACCGGTCCGGCGCACAGGCGCACTCGGCCCGATCGACAGCGTGTACCTGCGCGATCCCGACAGGAACCTGATCGAGATCAGCGTCTACCCGGCGGGTTGA
- a CDS encoding DUF5713 family protein: protein MSPTNPQVANHTFLKGMYEDDYFPDRVVDRGKAILLRLCERIEAEQPPDLTALYALTEAATEEFNALEAEFEAAGSEIETVARDVIAEDFWFVASAYGFAQADMEELVAAREW from the coding sequence GTGTCGCCCACGAACCCGCAGGTGGCCAACCACACGTTCCTCAAGGGCATGTACGAGGACGACTACTTCCCGGACCGCGTCGTCGACAGAGGGAAGGCGATCCTGCTGAGACTGTGCGAGCGGATCGAGGCCGAGCAGCCACCGGACCTGACGGCGCTCTATGCGCTCACGGAGGCCGCGACGGAGGAGTTCAACGCGCTGGAGGCGGAGTTCGAGGCGGCCGGCAGCGAGATCGAGACCGTCGCACGGGATGTGATCGCCGAGGACTTCTGGTTCGTGGCGTCGGCGTACGGGTTCGCGCAGGCGGACATGGAGGAGTTGGTCGCCGCCCGGGAATGGTGA
- a CDS encoding DUF1877 family protein, translating into MSLDGRYLRVTAAEVTRMIRDPEGAYEFASGLPDDRELWVHKAWMAISIILRRAGHPLDLAALNVADGEKTLPVGEWGGQILQPPKYLDAHQVRIAAEALSRTSYDGLIGGIDPKLLSKCYGLHGKWDEKDVEWVRLWFEPVIPFFEATAGEGDAILAWID; encoded by the coding sequence ATGAGTCTGGACGGACGTTACCTCCGTGTCACCGCCGCCGAGGTGACCAGGATGATCAGGGATCCGGAGGGAGCCTACGAGTTCGCCTCCGGGCTACCGGATGATCGTGAGTTGTGGGTTCACAAAGCCTGGATGGCGATCTCCATCATCCTGCGTCGTGCCGGTCACCCCCTCGACCTCGCCGCCCTGAACGTCGCCGACGGCGAGAAGACCCTGCCCGTCGGCGAGTGGGGCGGCCAGATACTCCAGCCGCCGAAGTATCTGGACGCCCACCAGGTGAGAATCGCCGCCGAGGCGCTGTCCCGCACGTCCTACGACGGGCTCATCGGGGGCATCGACCCGAAGCTGCTGTCGAAGTGCTATGGGTTGCACGGGAAGTGGGACGAGAAGGACGTCGAATGGGTGCGTCTCTGGTTCGAGCCGGTCATTCCGTTCTTCGAAGCCACCGCCGGCGAGGGTGACGCCATCCTGGCCTGGATCGACTGA
- a CDS encoding aspartate/glutamate racemase family protein, whose amino-acid sequence MTGGAGTGREAVIGVLCLDTSFTKIPGHIRNRTTFDFPVDYEVVEGATAERVVSQADPRLIEPFAHAAQKLEARGVAAITAACGFLVIFQRQLAAAVRVPLYASSLIQLPMVHRMLHPDQRVGLLVAKKSSLTRRHLEAIGGEDVPVCVAGMEDQPEFREVMLEGRRAELDADRLGREVLGQAERLARDNPDLGALVIECTDLVPFTHAIQARIGVPVFDIVTLTEMVYRSLTRRPFDGRGASRPGGRTGAGEPPQAG is encoded by the coding sequence ATGACAGGCGGAGCGGGGACGGGACGCGAGGCGGTGATCGGGGTTCTGTGCCTCGACACCTCGTTCACCAAGATCCCGGGGCACATCCGGAACCGGACGACCTTCGACTTCCCCGTCGACTACGAGGTGGTGGAGGGTGCCACCGCCGAACGCGTGGTGAGCCAGGCCGACCCGCGGCTGATCGAGCCGTTCGCGCACGCCGCCCAGAAGCTCGAGGCGCGGGGGGTGGCGGCGATCACCGCGGCCTGCGGCTTCCTGGTCATCTTCCAGCGGCAGCTGGCCGCGGCGGTGCGGGTGCCGCTGTACGCCTCCAGCCTGATCCAGCTGCCCATGGTCCACCGCATGCTCCACCCGGACCAGCGGGTCGGCCTGCTGGTCGCCAAGAAGAGCTCCCTCACCCGGCGTCACCTGGAGGCGATCGGCGGCGAGGACGTCCCGGTCTGCGTCGCCGGCATGGAGGACCAGCCGGAGTTCCGCGAGGTCATGCTGGAGGGCCGGCGCGCCGAGCTCGACGCCGACCGCCTGGGACGTGAGGTGCTGGGCCAGGCGGAACGACTGGCGCGCGACAACCCCGACCTGGGGGCACTCGTCATCGAATGCACCGACCTGGTGCCTTTCACGCACGCGATCCAGGCCCGGATCGGCGTGCCGGTCTTCGACATCGTGACGCTCACCGAGATGGTGTACCGGAGCCTGACCCGCCGTCCCTTCGACGGCCGCGGCGCCTCCCGGCCCGGTGGCCGAACAGGAGCGGGGGAGCCGCCGCAGGCCGGATGA
- a CDS encoding NAD(P)/FAD-dependent oxidoreductase, translated as MSTMPPPHAEPTRHDPDVLVIGGGIVGLFCAYHLRRAGVGVTVLERGPVGGPMSCSYGNTGFVGTQGSTPLAEPGVPAQGLRWLLNPESPFYIRPRWDGELLRWLWHFRRACNEHDARAGFGVLVDLKKRSLDILRELCAAGDLAPFFTAQGMVLAYNTPQGFDKACRSVPEAVAHGVPLRVLGPGELDALEPDTEFDVHGALYNEEGAYLRVPDFLVAFARMLEGMGVEIHPHTEAVGFEVAGREVRRVRTTRGDFHPREVVVAAGTWSAECARRLGVGLMLQPAKGYSVTVKAPRDAPRRPLLLGEGKVALVPLGDRLRFGGTLELSGMDATISRRRVDGILRTVRTYLPRLETTETVETWSGFRPCTPDGIPLIGRAEPYRNLCVASGHGHIGMGLAPAGGKLIAQIITGERPDIDPAPFRVGRHGGRTRRRTG; from the coding sequence ATGTCGACGATGCCCCCTCCGCACGCGGAGCCCACCCGGCACGACCCCGACGTCCTCGTCATCGGCGGCGGCATCGTCGGCCTGTTCTGCGCCTACCACCTGCGCCGCGCCGGCGTCGGCGTGACCGTGCTGGAACGCGGTCCGGTCGGCGGGCCGATGTCGTGCTCCTACGGCAACACCGGTTTCGTCGGCACCCAGGGCTCGACCCCGCTCGCCGAACCCGGGGTGCCCGCCCAGGGGCTGCGCTGGCTGCTCAATCCGGAAAGCCCCTTCTACATCAGACCGCGCTGGGACGGCGAGCTGCTGCGCTGGCTCTGGCACTTCCGCCGCGCCTGCAACGAACACGACGCCAGGGCGGGGTTCGGCGTGCTGGTCGACCTGAAGAAACGCAGCCTCGACATCCTGCGCGAACTCTGCGCGGCCGGTGACCTGGCGCCGTTCTTCACCGCGCAGGGCATGGTGCTGGCGTACAACACGCCGCAGGGGTTCGACAAGGCGTGCCGGTCCGTGCCCGAGGCGGTCGCGCACGGGGTTCCGCTGCGCGTCCTCGGCCCGGGGGAGCTGGACGCGCTCGAACCGGACACCGAGTTCGACGTGCACGGCGCGCTGTACAACGAGGAGGGCGCCTACCTGCGGGTCCCCGACTTCCTCGTGGCGTTCGCCCGCATGCTCGAAGGCATGGGAGTCGAGATCCACCCGCACACCGAGGCCGTCGGCTTCGAGGTCGCGGGCCGCGAGGTGCGGCGGGTACGGACCACACGCGGCGACTTCCACCCCCGGGAGGTCGTCGTCGCCGCCGGAACCTGGTCGGCGGAGTGCGCGCGCAGGCTCGGCGTCGGCCTCATGCTCCAGCCCGCCAAGGGCTACAGCGTCACCGTCAAGGCGCCACGCGACGCGCCGCGACGGCCGCTGCTGCTGGGGGAGGGGAAGGTGGCGCTCGTCCCCCTGGGCGACCGGCTCCGCTTCGGCGGCACCCTGGAGCTGTCGGGCATGGACGCCACGATCTCCCGCCGCCGGGTGGACGGCATCCTGCGGACCGTCCGGACTTACCTCCCGCGGCTGGAGACCACCGAGACCGTCGAGACCTGGAGCGGTTTCCGTCCCTGCACACCGGACGGCATCCCCCTCATCGGACGTGCCGAGCCCTACCGCAACCTCTGTGTGGCGAGCGGCCACGGCCACATCGGCATGGGCCTGGCCCCGGCCGGCGGCAAACTGATCGCCCAGATCATCACCGGTGAACGGCCCGACATCGATCCCGCGCCGTTCCGCGTCGGCCGCCACGGCGGACGCACGCGGCGCCGGACCGGATGA
- a CDS encoding family 3 encapsulin nanocompartment shell protein produces MQRTDGMKRTMAEVVAARKQEMSPGRMFVEACAAKGLDASVEYDVTITDSLTSSRRKPRYPARNMLKVVDLSRDPRRYYWHESPPQPGDPQVNEADLRREAASRFHRSPIPELLPTTAWVQVPPDLWEDADTFESFINYRLIVRLGTAENNTIIRGEGGLLNIPGIARMTSPGPFGSTILAACNEAEQMGGTADGLIINPVDYYRFMGQGGLMDDLERNGVFIVRTRLVDPGTAIVGDFGHGAMLFDAGRSVIRFAEPPPGTFAEPGIALMAEIYERVVINLPTNFFIVSL; encoded by the coding sequence ATGCAACGCACAGATGGCATGAAGCGGACGATGGCGGAGGTCGTCGCCGCGCGGAAGCAGGAGATGTCGCCGGGCCGGATGTTCGTCGAGGCCTGCGCCGCCAAGGGGCTCGACGCCTCCGTCGAGTACGACGTGACGATCACCGACTCGCTGACCAGCTCACGACGGAAACCGCGCTACCCGGCGCGGAACATGCTCAAGGTCGTCGACCTCTCCCGCGACCCGCGACGCTACTACTGGCATGAGAGCCCGCCGCAGCCGGGCGACCCGCAGGTCAACGAGGCCGACCTGCGGCGTGAGGCGGCGAGCCGCTTCCACCGGTCGCCGATCCCGGAGCTGCTCCCCACCACCGCGTGGGTCCAGGTCCCGCCGGACCTGTGGGAAGACGCCGACACCTTCGAGTCCTTCATCAACTACCGGCTGATCGTCCGGCTCGGCACCGCGGAGAACAACACGATCATCCGCGGGGAGGGCGGTCTGCTGAACATCCCGGGGATCGCGCGCATGACGTCGCCGGGGCCGTTCGGCTCGACGATCCTCGCCGCGTGCAACGAGGCCGAGCAGATGGGCGGCACGGCCGACGGCCTGATCATCAACCCCGTCGACTACTACAGGTTCATGGGGCAGGGCGGCCTGATGGACGACCTGGAGCGCAACGGCGTCTTCATCGTGCGGACGCGCCTGGTCGATCCGGGCACGGCCATCGTCGGCGACTTCGGGCACGGCGCCATGCTGTTCGACGCCGGACGCTCGGTGATCCGCTTCGCCGAGCCGCCCCCGGGCACGTTCGCCGAACCCGGGATCGCGCTCATGGCCGAGATCTACGAGCGTGTCGTGATCAACCTTCCGACCAACTTCTTCATCGTGAGCCTGTAG
- a CDS encoding class I SAM-dependent methyltransferase, protein MSTTGHTYTESEVGDFFDQTLQTYLSFWDGDGVLHTGYFAGDADDDYLAAADRTSDLLATEAGIDGSSHVLDVGCGCGNFLLYLAGRFGCRGAGLDLSGERIRFAREKLAAENRDRRLDIEFHHGSATRMPYEPGTFSHVVSQDALCLVPDKPRSHTEIHRVLRPGGIFAFSDFLQPKKEVSERARRHVYDRVKWNGGYSLVGYQAALEEAGFEILFARNLEKHIRQTYRVLGGTATERAETAPDAAARDWMLAFATSCREIQTAIDDGEFGWGIFVARKRDRVAP, encoded by the coding sequence ATGTCGACGACCGGCCACACCTACACCGAGAGCGAGGTCGGAGACTTCTTCGACCAGACCCTCCAGACCTACCTGAGCTTCTGGGACGGCGACGGCGTCCTGCACACGGGCTACTTCGCCGGTGACGCCGACGACGACTACCTGGCCGCCGCCGACCGCACCTCCGACCTGCTGGCCACGGAGGCGGGCATCGACGGATCCTCCCACGTGCTCGACGTGGGATGCGGCTGCGGCAACTTCCTGCTCTACCTCGCCGGGCGGTTCGGCTGCCGCGGCGCGGGACTCGACCTGAGCGGGGAACGCATCAGGTTCGCCCGGGAGAAACTCGCCGCGGAGAACCGCGACCGCCGGCTCGACATCGAGTTCCACCACGGCTCGGCGACGCGGATGCCGTACGAGCCCGGCACCTTCAGCCACGTCGTCAGCCAGGACGCGCTGTGCCTCGTGCCGGACAAGCCGCGCAGCCACACGGAGATCCACCGGGTGCTCCGGCCCGGCGGGATCTTCGCCTTCTCCGACTTCCTCCAGCCGAAGAAGGAGGTGAGCGAGCGCGCCCGCAGACACGTCTACGACCGCGTCAAGTGGAACGGCGGCTACTCCCTCGTCGGCTACCAGGCCGCCCTGGAGGAGGCCGGGTTCGAGATCCTCTTCGCCCGCAACCTCGAAAAGCACATCAGGCAGACCTACCGGGTGCTGGGCGGCACGGCGACCGAGCGCGCCGAGACGGCACCCGACGCCGCGGCCCGCGACTGGATGCTCGCCTTCGCCACGTCCTGCCGGGAGATCCAGACCGCCATCGACGACGGGGAGTTCGGCTGGGGCATCTTCGTCGCCCGCAAGCGGGACCGCGTCGCGCCGTAA
- a CDS encoding SDR family NAD(P)-dependent oxidoreductase: MDLGLENKVALVAGGSSGLGLAAARELALEGAHVAIGARDPDRLAAAERDLKEVARGRVHTTGVDITDGAAARRWVDEVAADFGALHIVLISGGGPPVGTASRFEPAEYRAAVDAVLLPAVELALAALPHLRAAGWGRLLFVASETASVPIAPLALSGVTRAAIVRFAQSLAAEVGRDGITVNVLAPGTTRTPPVERAAAKLAGDGDAEERLRAMGSHNALGRPARPEEFAAVAAFLAGERASYVTGGVHPVDGGAGVMGPELPHLTDVRKDTFT, encoded by the coding sequence TTGGATCTGGGCCTGGAGAACAAGGTCGCGCTCGTCGCCGGCGGGTCGAGCGGCCTGGGCCTGGCCGCGGCCAGGGAACTGGCCTTGGAAGGCGCGCACGTCGCGATCGGCGCGCGCGACCCCGACCGGCTCGCGGCGGCCGAACGCGACCTCAAGGAGGTGGCGCGCGGACGCGTCCACACCACGGGCGTCGACATCACCGACGGGGCGGCGGCCCGCCGCTGGGTCGACGAGGTCGCCGCCGACTTCGGCGCGCTGCACATCGTCCTGATCAGCGGCGGCGGCCCGCCGGTCGGCACCGCCTCGCGGTTCGAGCCCGCCGAGTACCGGGCGGCCGTCGACGCGGTGCTCCTGCCCGCGGTGGAGCTGGCCCTGGCCGCGTTGCCGCATCTGCGGGCCGCCGGGTGGGGCCGGCTGCTCTTCGTCGCCTCGGAGACGGCGAGCGTCCCCATCGCCCCGCTGGCCCTCTCCGGCGTGACCCGCGCCGCGATCGTGCGTTTCGCCCAGTCCCTCGCCGCGGAGGTCGGCCGAGACGGCATCACCGTCAACGTGCTGGCACCCGGCACCACCCGCACCCCGCCGGTGGAGCGGGCGGCGGCGAAGCTGGCCGGGGACGGCGACGCCGAGGAGCGGCTGCGCGCCATGGGGAGCCACAACGCCCTGGGCCGGCCGGCCCGCCCGGAGGAGTTCGCCGCCGTCGCGGCCTTCCTCGCCGGGGAGCGCGCCTCCTACGTCACCGGCGGGGTCCACCCGGTCGACGGAGGCGCCGGCGTGATGGGGCCGGAACTGCCGCACCTGACGGACGTGCGCAAGGACACCTTCACATGA